A stretch of Ipomoea triloba cultivar NCNSP0323 chromosome 13, ASM357664v1 DNA encodes these proteins:
- the LOC116002216 gene encoding uncharacterized protein LOC116002216, with product MEPKPYANRQHHHHHHHHHHRAYGGGGGGPSPMEMTATRQPPQLSQSQLQISDNDRSSSELRALDCNLTSLCDHIQLEGFNNGSFSDIVVQAMGSTYHLHRLILSRSSYFRNMLQGPWKEASAPVLTLNVDDNNVNGEAIELALAYLYGHHPKLSDNNAFRVLAAASFLDLQDLCAICTDFIISELWTSNFLTYQVFAESQDYGIHGERVRNACWGYLCQSGAMELKEVLPKLSSQTLHALLTSDELWVPSEEKRFELALYSLLARGAMCNTVHHERGSCSSCTDAGTSTYSDASRVKAKNLRDGGTDKLMESELRNLSLKDGQESHNTAHNILVELADCVVDSVTEVHNKQPLQEAVCIQTNLESRYGCNIGQASSSNSFLYTGEVGSSCSFIEMPISGGASRLGSNGMSMEGPSEEDPCYQLNNTSWLSADQSNCAPMSASGDVLIPSDWGRCNMPSLSWGGRTVGRREVKTCLNGHCGINRDDYDAFVNIFEGGSLLYCNMSFEALLTVRKKLEELGFPCKAVNDGPWLQMLLSQRVQEIGADTCKSCCLVSMACACRQPFGYSRNVAATGYYMTEHDQGNPPTNAGNVYVNDSVHREGNGLFRPVRVHVRGPIDGLAGIGRGNTFVPAAAWPPTRFVFSRVPYGMGNRNCQQSVGNDDPENRGDHNADLAGDGLTALVGLSQEGSNMATICGEQLERGYDVDLQSRMVGSSISVPNVSSSISSQMLDSGRTVGIEWENDNSSISLDMKTPLSHFPPFRFGVEFQDVLRLNDGQVKHSPEFFYAGSLWKVSVQAFSDEDPQGRRTLGLFLHRRKAEITDPARKVHVYVDSREKVTARYQLICPSKREVMVFGSFKQTGTLLPKAPKGWGWRSALLFDELADLLQNGALRVAAVVQLI from the exons ATGGAACCAAAACCCTATGCAAATAGgcagcatcatcatcatcatcatcaccatcatcacAGGGCGTACGGTGGCGGAGGGGGAGGTCCGAGCCCGATGGAAATGACGGCGACGAGGCAACCACCTCAGCTGTCGCAATCTCAGCTTCAAATCTCCGATAACGACCGTAGCAGCAGTGAGCTACGCGCACTGGATTGCAACCTCACTTCCCTCTGCGATCACATCCAATTGGAGGGCTTCAACAATGGCTCCTTCTCCGATATTGTCGTTCAAGCCATGGGTTCCACCTACCACCTCCACCGCCTTATCCTCTCCCGAAGCTCTTACTTCAG GAACATGTTGCAGGGACCTTGGAAAGAAGCAAGTGCTCCGGTTTTGACCTTGAATGTGGATGATAATAATGTCAATGGGGAGGCTATTGAACTAGCTCTTGCTTATCTTTATGGACACCACCCCAAGCTCAGTGATAATAATGCATTTCGAGTTCTTGCCGCTGCATCCTTTCTTGACCTTCAG GATTTATGTGCAATATGCACGGACTTCATCATTTCAGAGCTATGGACATCAAACTTCTTAACATACCAG GTGTTTGCAGAGAGCCAAGATTATGGAATACATGGAGAGCGAGTTAGAAATGCTTGTTGGGGATATCTTTGTCAAAGTGGTGCCATGGAGTTGAAAGAG GTCCTTCCTAAGCTCTCATCTCAAACATTGCATGCTCTGCTTACCTCTGATGAATTGTGGGTACCAAGTGAAGAGAAACG ATTTGAACTGGCTTTATATAGTCTTCTTGCTAGAGGTGCTATGTGCAACACGGTGCATCATGAGCGGGGAAGTTGCAGTTCTTGCACTGATGCAGGAACAAGTACTTATTCAGATGCTTCCAGAGTGAAGGCTAAGAACTTGCGTGATGGCGGCACTGATAAACTGATGGAATCTGAATTGAGGAATCTAAGCTTAAAAGATGGACAAGAAAGTCATAATACTGCTCATAATATTCTAGTTGAGCTTGCAGACTGTGTTGTTGATTCTGTCACTGAGGTACATAACAAACAACCTTTGCAAGAAGCGGTTTGCATTCAAACCAACTTGGAATCTAGATATGGATGCAACATAGGACAAGCTTCATCAAGTAACTCATTTTTATACACTGGTGAAGTTGGATCCTCATGTTCTTTTATTGAAATGCCAATAAGTGGTGGAGCAAGTAGGCTAGGGAGCAATGGTATGTCTATGGAAGGGCCATCAGAAGAAGATCCATGCTATCAATTAAACAATACATCTTGGCTGTCTGCAGACCAAAGCAACTGCGCACCAATGAGTGCATCTGGTGATGTGCTTATACCCAGTGATTGGGGAAGATGCAACATGCCCTCCCTATCTTGGGGTGGTAGGACCGTGGGACGAAGAGAGGTGAAAACTTGCTTAAATGGACATTGCGGAATTAACAGAGATGATTATGATGCCTTTGTCAATATTTTTGAGGGAGGATCTCTATTGTATTGTAACATGTCTTTTGAGGCACTTCTAACTGTGAGAAAGAAGCTGGAAGAATTGGGATTCCCTTGCAAAGCTGTGAATGATGGGCCTTGGCTGCAG ATGCTCTTGAGCCAGCGAGTGCAAGAAATTGGTGCAGATACATGCAAAAGTTGCTGTCTTGTGAGTATGGCATGTGCCTGTAGACAGCCTTTTGGATATTCACGCAATGTTGCAGCTACTGGATATTACATGACAGAGCATGATCAGGGCAATCCACCTACCAATGCTGGTAATGTGTATGTCAATGATTCTGTCCATCGTGAAGGAAATGGTCTCTTTAGGCCCGTACGTGTTCATGTTAGGGGGCCTATTGATGGGTTGGCTGGAATTGGGCGTGGGAATACATTTGTTCCTGCAGCTGCATGGCCCCCAACACGTTTTGTCTTCTCTCGTGTACCATATGGGATGGGTAATCGTAACTGTCAGCAGTCTGTTGGTAATGATGACCCAGAAAATAGAGGGGACCACAATGCAGACCTTGCTGGGGATGGCTTGACAGCTTTGGTTGGTCTCAGCCAGGAGGGAAGTAATATGGCTACTATTTGTGGGGAGCAGTTAGAAAGGGGTTATGATGTGGATCTTCAGAGCAGGATGGTAGGATCATCAATATCTGTACCTAATGTTAGTAGTAGTATTTCCTCACAAATGTTAGATTCTGGGCGTACTGTTGGAATCGAGTGGGAGAATGACAATAGTTCTATATCATTGGATATGAAGACACCCTTAAGTCATTTTCCTCCTTTTCGGTTTGG GGTTGAATTTCAAGATGTGCTCAGGCTCAATGATGGTCAAGTCAAGCATTCACCTGAGTTTTTTTATGCTGGTTCTTTGTGGAAG GTCAGTGTCCAGGCCTTTAGTGATGAAGACCCACAGGGACGCCGGACTCTTG GGCTTTTTCTTCATCGACGGAAGGCAGAAATAACTGATCCAGCTAGAAAG GTGCACGTGTATGTTGACTCTCGTGAAAAGGTCACTGCTCGCTATCAG TTGATTTGTCCATCCAAGAGAGAAGTGATGGTATTTGGAAGCTTCAAACAGACGGGAACTCTTCTCCCCAAAGCTCCCAAGGGATGGGGCTGGCGTTCAGCCTTGTTGTTCGACGAACTCGCGGATCTTCTCCAAAACGGGGCACTACGAGTGGCTGCCGTTGTACAGCTAATCTGA
- the LOC116001449 gene encoding uncharacterized protein LOC116001449, producing MSRCFASKISQLSLFFPGESILSFQLVLYANQMFNFICKKFPHLRSSARSSFTTYKPYGTKSGIESPNQAKKHSYAVSYLVNTFGFAPEKALSASKYTKFASPDKPESVLSFLENHGFTKSQVSTVVKRYPPVLLCDPQNTLLPKIEFFRSLGFAEKDFTRILCVAPAILKRSLENQLLPTVDFLKKFLSSPEEIRLSIKRCPQIFFPDRQAFMEDNVQLLREMGVPELKIAHYVQYQPCLFIREKDKFRKMLEEIKGMGFEPTRNMFIVAVHVFSSLNKLTWEKKIGIYKKWGISEDEILEAFSRHPMFMSYSEENIMGTMDFLVNRMGFATSDVMRYPLIISYSLKERIIPRCFVYQTLLAKGLLPANDITVLVRILKVSEEKFLTKFVECYGKEVPELPKLYQLSCLSGWFELSMVTGDSSYINQMFGFVCKKFPHLRSAARSSVTIYKFYGTKAGDESLNQVKQESLVVSYLVNRCGFAPEKALSASSYIKFKKPDKPDSVLSFLKSHGFSETQVLKVVQRCPPILLCDPQNTLLPKIEFFKSLGFTEEDFTHILCRAPSIFKRSLENQLLPTINFLERFISSPEKIRVCVKRGSWIFSPSCQALMANNVKVLREMGVPESRILHYVHHQPRLITKDKDKFRKILEEVKGLGFEPSRKTFMVAVHVFCSMSKSTWEKKIRIYKKWGLTEAEILETFGKNPWFMSCSEEKILGAMDFLVNKMGFKPSDLMRNPVIITFSLKKRIIPRCLVYQTLSAQGLLLTDLKLLTKMLFVSEEKFLMEFVQCYEKDVPELLKLYQLSCLK from the exons ATGAGTCGCTGCTTTGCTTCAAAGATTTCACAGCTGAGTCTATTCTTTCCAGGCGAGTCTATTCTTTCCTTTCAATTGGTCTTATACGCGAATCAaatgttcaatttcatttgtAAGAAATTTCCCCATTTGAGGTCCTCTGCGAGATCTTCATTCACTACTTACAAACCCTATGGAACAAAATCTGGCATTGAATCCCCAAACCAAGCCAAGAAACACTCATATGCAGTTTCTTATCTCGTTAATACATTTGGGTTTGCTCCAGAAAAAGCTCTTTCAGCTTCCAAATATACGAAATTTGCATCCCCAGATAAACCAGAGTCAGTTCTTTCTTTCCTGGAAAATCATGGGTTCACTAAATCCCAGGTTTCAACCGTTGTTAAAAGGTACCCTCCCGTCCTGTTATGTGATCCTCAGAACACCCTTTTGCCCAAGATTGAATTTTTCAGGTCCTTAGGGTTCGCAGAAAAAGACTTCACTCGAATACTCTGTGTGGCTCCTGCCATTTTGAAGAGAAGCTTGGAGAATCAGCTCTTGCCAACTGTAgatttccttaaaaaatttCTATCTTCACCTGAGGAAATTAGGCTTTCCATTAAAAGGTGCCCCCAGATTTTTTTCCCAGATCGTCAGGCTTTTATGGAGGATAATGTTCAGCTTTTGAGGGAAATGGGAGTGCCTGAGTTGAAAATTGCACATTATGTTCAATACCAGCCTTGTTTGTTCATTAGGGAAAAGGATAAGTTTAGAAAGATGCTTGAGGAAATCAAGGGAATGGGGTTTGAGCCAACTCGAAACATGTTTATTGTTGCAGTTCATGTATTCTCTTCCCTGAATAAATTGACTTGGGAAAAGAAGATAGGCATTTATAAGAAGTGGGGGATTTCGGAGGATGAAATTCTTGAAGCTTTTAGCAGGCATCCTATGTTCATGTCTTACTCCGAAGAGAATATTATGGGGACGATGGATTTTCTCGTGAACAGAATGGGTTTCGCAACTTCTGATGTCATGAGATACCCGTTGATCATTTCGTATAGTTTGAAGGAGAGGATTATTCCTAGATGTTTTGTTTATCAAACGTTGTTGGCCAAGGGCTTGTTGCCTGCAAACGACATCACTGTACTTGTTAGGATTTTGAAAGTTTCTGAAGAAAAGTTTCTAACCAAGTTTGTGGAGTGCTATGGGAAAGAAGTCCCCGAGCTGCCAAAGCTATATCAGTTGTCTTGCCTGAGCGGCTGGTTTGAGCTGAGCATGGTGACCGGGGACTCT TCTTACATAAATCAAATGTTCGGTTTCGTTTGTAAGAAATTTCCGCATTTGAGGTCCGCTGCTAGATCTTCTGTcactatttataaattttatggaaCAAAAGCGGGAGATGAATCCTTAAATCAAGTGAAGCAAGAATCCTTGGTAGTTTCTTATCTCGTGAATAGATGTGGGTTTGCTCCAGAAAAGGCTCTTTCAGCTTCtagttatataaaatttaaaaagccaGATAAACCAGACTCTGTGCTTTCGTTCTTGAAAAGCCATGGATTCTCAGAAACTCAGGTCTTAAAAGTTGTTCAAAGGTGCCCTCCAATCCTGCTATGTGATCCTCAGAATACCCTTTTGCCAAAGATTGAATTTTTCAAGTCTTTAGGGTTTACGGAGGAGGATTTTACTCATATACTATGTAGAGCCCCTAGTATTTTCAAAAGAAGCTTGGAGAATCAGCTCTTGCCGACTATAAATTTCCTTGAAAGATTCATTTCCTCTCCGGAGAAAATAAGAGTTTGCGTGAAACGGGGTTCATGGATTTTTTCTCCGTCTTGTCAGGCTTTAATGGCAAATAATGTTAAAGTTTTGAGGGAAATGGGAGTGCCTGAATCGAGAATTTTGCATTATGTTCATCACCAGCCTAGGTTGATCACCAAGGACAAAGACAAGTTTAGAAAGATTCTGGAGGAAGTGAAGGGACTGGGGTTTGAGCCGTCGAGGAAAACATTTATGGTGGCGGTTCATGTGTTCTGTTCCATGAGTAAATCGACTTGGGAAAAGAAGATACGTATTTATAAGAAGTGGGGGCTTACAGAGGCTGAGATTCTTGAAACCTTTGGGAAGAATCCTTGGTTCATGTCATGCTCCGAGGAAAAGATTCTAGGGGCGATGGATTTTCTCGTCAACAAAATGGGGTTCAAACCTTCTGATCTTATGAGAAACCCTGTGATCATTACTTTTAGTTTGAAGAAGAGGATTATTCCTCGATGTTTGGTTTATCAAACTTTGTCGGCTCAGGGTTTGCTATTGACGGACTTGAAATTACTCACTAAGATGTTGTTCGTTTCTGAGGAAAAGTTCCTAATGGAGTTTGTACAGTGCTACGAGAAAGACGTTCCTGAACTGCTTAAGCTATATCAGTTATCTTGCCTAAAGTAG
- the LOC116002408 gene encoding uncharacterized protein LOC116002408 isoform X1 codes for MAGALGTSLSLLLPSTPISRKDLSPKSSLSALNQRKPTKRKNYLREKILKTLTKPHPKFPLPVPIETPPTIDPLAPSEPPLERIPAYPSVEVSGEEPKESEVQEVQVAEVSEPRLVNPGKSSALKLFSWIVAAVIVPTLYVRVFGSAGVDSKNGKFGRKNEKDEILEIGGVGNSKSKVKLFLNGSENGWIGLVDEAEMERKIEEVKMMAREARAMERIKAAKSSASDSGYDDDEDDDSSVRNAIGKLPASLMKNGYLRRNGERKAQTGGFDEKEMNAALLFKKKHKYRNFSGKPSEKPTGFTAPVKPNGEEQGQRTERRHVQTSEQGKRNVSHGVGKTSLEGREKNSEGERQEVAKSVHGTIGVVQDGSNQSMLVEAPNNNEPSIPQTTVVSNKRNRSNRNLSSKGKKGTEKQSAKKSGSTNFEKETNFWWLSLPYILVVRMHTSHDGKVQQRLYSLKSSSGDLSHIVAFEDRSDAANFCYILQSYFEDLEDFSTEIVLLSFNEHDESVKSSMENAIVVRKGQLKLYAGQPLVDVETALRSLAAQS; via the exons ATGGCGGGTGCCCTGGGCACCTCTCTTTCTCTTCTCCTTCCTTCCACTCCCATTTCAAGAAAAGATCTTTCCCCAAAATCCTCACTATCAGCCTTAAACCAGAGAAAACCCACCAAGAGAAAGAATTATCTTCGCGAAAAGATTCTCAAAACCCTTACAAAACCTCACCCCAAATTTCCCCTTCCCGTTCCCATTGAAACACCCCCCACCATAGACCCCTTAGCACCCTCTGAACCCCCATTGGAGCGAATTCCAGCATACCCTTCCGTTGAAGTTTCCGGTGAGGAGCCCAAGGAGTCGGAAGTACAAGAAGTGCAAGTGGCTGAGGTTTCTGAACCTCGCTTAGTAAACCCCGGTAAAAGTTCTGCCTTGAAACTTTTTTCATGGATAGTTGCGGCCGTTATTGTTCCGACCCTTTATGTTAGGGTGTTCGGGTCAGCTGGGGTTGATAGTAAAAATGGGAAATTTggtaggaaaaatgaaaaagatgagaTCTTGGAAATTGGTGGTGTTGGGAACAGTAAGTCCAAGGTGAAACTTTTCTTGAATGGGAGTGAGAATGGCTGGATTGGACTTGTGGATGAGGCTGAAATGGAGAGGAAAATTGAGGAAGTTAAGATGATGGCAAGGGAGGCTAGAGCAATGGAAAGGATTAAGGCTGCAAAGAGTAGTGCAAGTGATTCTGGCTATGACGATGACGAAGATGATGATAGCTCTGTTCGTAATGCAATTGGGAAGCTGCCAGCATCTTTGATGAAAAATGGTTACCTGAGGAGAAATGGTGAAAGGAAAGCGCAAACTGGTGGTTTTgatgaaaaagaaatgaatgCTGCATTGTTGTTTAAGAAAAAGCATAAGTATCGAAACTTTTCTGGTAAACCAAGTGAGAAACCTACTGGTTTTACGGCTCCAGTAAAACCCAATGGGGAAGAACAGGGACAGAGAACTGAGAGAAGACATGTCCAAACATCTGAGCAAGGAAAACGTAATGTTTCTCATGGTGTAGGAAAGACCTCGTTGGAAGGAAGGGAGAAGAATTCGGAAGGAGAGAGACAAGAGGTTGCAAAATCTGTACACGGAACTA TAGGTGTTGTTCAGGATGGAAGTAACCAGAGTATGTTGGTTGAAGCTCCGAATAACAATGAACCTAGCATTCCACAGACTACTGTGGTATCCAACAAAAGGAATAGGTCAAATAGAAATCTTAGTTCAAAGGGGAAAAAAGGTACAGAGAAACAATCAGCCAAGAAATCTGGGAgtacaaattttgaaaaagaaaccAACTTCTGGTGGTTGAGTCTCCCTTACATTCTA GTTGTACGCATGCATACCAGTCATGATGGTAAAGTACAACAAAGACTGTACTCCTTAAAAAGTAGCTCCGGGGATTTGTCTCATATTGTTGCTTTTGAAGATCGTAGTGATGCTGCCAATTTCTGTTATATTTTGCAGTCCTACTTTGAAGATTTGGAAGACTTCAGCACTGAAATCGTGTTATTATCATTCAAT GAACACGATGAATCGGTAAAATCAAGTATGGAAAATGCAATTGTTGTCAGGAAAGGACAACTGAAGCTTTATGCAGGCCAACCACTTGTTGATGTTGAGACGGCCTTGCGCTCACTGGCTGCACAGAGCTGA
- the LOC116002409 gene encoding uncharacterized protein LOC116002409, with protein sequence MALRPLDNALPVISERPKKLAKIAAPTKNPNQKQPDLLGVKNDENMAPVPQPSAGDAAIDYILSENLEAVADPDAKIQDLVGGLESKDWLKVCESLNDVRRFALFHPTLLEPILDKVILILVKAMKNPRSALCKTSIMASSDIFKAFGDKLFEPATSDAFDHVLLQLLLKASQDKKFVCEEADRTLKAMVECMTPLPLLQKLQAYVKHSNLRVRAKAAISISECFSKMELEGMKEFGLVLLIQTAVNLLNDRLPEAREAARSIVVSLYEALTANEEQKQEAWQSFCQSNLPAIHAQSLMKLVSS encoded by the exons ATGGCTTTGAGACCTCTGGATAATGCTCTCCCAGTGATTTCAGAAAGGCCCAAAAAGCTAGCCAAAATCGCAGCCCCGACCAAGAACCCAAATCAGAAACAGCCTGATTTGCTGGGTGTGAAGAATGATGAAAACATGGCTCCTGTTCCGCAGCCCTCCGCCGGAGATGCCGCCATCGATTATATCCTTTCTGAGAATCTCGAAGCTGTGGCTGACCCAGATGCCAAAATCCAA GATCTCGTTGGAGGGTTAGAATCGAAGGACTGGTTGAAGGTTTGTGAATCACTGAATGATGTTAGGCGCTTTGCACTCTTTCATCCTACCCTATTGGAGCCGATCCT GGATAAGGTAATCTTGATTTTGGTGAAGGCAATGAAGAATCCCAGAAGTGCTCTTTGCAAGACCTCCATCATGGCTTCATCTGATATCTTCAAGGCATTTGGTGATAAGTTGTTTGAGCCTGCAACATCTGATGCATTTGACCATGTG CTTTTGCAGCTACTGCTGAAAGCCTCTCAAGACAAGAAATTTGTGTGTGAAGAAGCAGACAGGACACTCAAGGCAATGGTGGAGTGCATGACTCCTCTCCCTCTGCTCCAAAAGCTCCAAGCTTATGTGAAGCATTCCAACCTCAGAGTCAGGGCCAAAGCTGCAATCTCAATCTCAGAATGTTTCTCCAAGATG GAGCTGGAAGGAATGAAGGAATTCGGGTTGGTTCTGTTGATCCAAACTGCAGTGAATCTGCTTAACGACAGGCTTCCAGAGGCACGAGAAGCAGCACGAAGCATTGTTGTTTCGTTGTATGAAGCACTAACAGCAAATGAAGAGCAGAAACAGGAGGCATGGCAAAGCTTTTGCCAGTCTAATCTGCCAGCAATTCATGCGCAATCCTTGATGAAACTGGTTTCTTCCTAG
- the LOC116002408 gene encoding uncharacterized protein LOC116002408 isoform X2 — protein sequence MAGALGTSLSLLLPSTPISRKDLSPKSSLSALNQRKPTKRKNYLREKILKTLTKPHPKFPLPVPIETPPTIDPLAPSEPPLERIPAYPSVEVSGEEPKESEVQEVQVAEVSEPRLVNPGKSSALKLFSWIVAAVIVPTLYVRVFGSAGVDSKNGKFGRKNEKDEILEIGGVGNSKSKVKLFLNGSENGWIGLVDEAEMERKIEEVKMMAREARAMERIKAAKSSASDSGYDDDEDDDSSVRNAIGKLPASLMKNGYLRRNGERKAQTGGFDEKEMNAALLFKKKHKYRNFSGKPSEKPTGFTAPVKPNGEEQGQRTERRHVQTSEQGKRNVSHGVGKTSLEGREKNSEGERQEVAKSVHGTSVVQDGSNQSMLVEAPNNNEPSIPQTTVVSNKRNRSNRNLSSKGKKGTEKQSAKKSGSTNFEKETNFWWLSLPYILVVRMHTSHDGKVQQRLYSLKSSSGDLSHIVAFEDRSDAANFCYILQSYFEDLEDFSTEIVLLSFNEHDESVKSSMENAIVVRKGQLKLYAGQPLVDVETALRSLAAQS from the exons ATGGCGGGTGCCCTGGGCACCTCTCTTTCTCTTCTCCTTCCTTCCACTCCCATTTCAAGAAAAGATCTTTCCCCAAAATCCTCACTATCAGCCTTAAACCAGAGAAAACCCACCAAGAGAAAGAATTATCTTCGCGAAAAGATTCTCAAAACCCTTACAAAACCTCACCCCAAATTTCCCCTTCCCGTTCCCATTGAAACACCCCCCACCATAGACCCCTTAGCACCCTCTGAACCCCCATTGGAGCGAATTCCAGCATACCCTTCCGTTGAAGTTTCCGGTGAGGAGCCCAAGGAGTCGGAAGTACAAGAAGTGCAAGTGGCTGAGGTTTCTGAACCTCGCTTAGTAAACCCCGGTAAAAGTTCTGCCTTGAAACTTTTTTCATGGATAGTTGCGGCCGTTATTGTTCCGACCCTTTATGTTAGGGTGTTCGGGTCAGCTGGGGTTGATAGTAAAAATGGGAAATTTggtaggaaaaatgaaaaagatgagaTCTTGGAAATTGGTGGTGTTGGGAACAGTAAGTCCAAGGTGAAACTTTTCTTGAATGGGAGTGAGAATGGCTGGATTGGACTTGTGGATGAGGCTGAAATGGAGAGGAAAATTGAGGAAGTTAAGATGATGGCAAGGGAGGCTAGAGCAATGGAAAGGATTAAGGCTGCAAAGAGTAGTGCAAGTGATTCTGGCTATGACGATGACGAAGATGATGATAGCTCTGTTCGTAATGCAATTGGGAAGCTGCCAGCATCTTTGATGAAAAATGGTTACCTGAGGAGAAATGGTGAAAGGAAAGCGCAAACTGGTGGTTTTgatgaaaaagaaatgaatgCTGCATTGTTGTTTAAGAAAAAGCATAAGTATCGAAACTTTTCTGGTAAACCAAGTGAGAAACCTACTGGTTTTACGGCTCCAGTAAAACCCAATGGGGAAGAACAGGGACAGAGAACTGAGAGAAGACATGTCCAAACATCTGAGCAAGGAAAACGTAATGTTTCTCATGGTGTAGGAAAGACCTCGTTGGAAGGAAGGGAGAAGAATTCGGAAGGAGAGAGACAAGAGGTTGCAAAATCTGTACACGGAACTA GTGTTGTTCAGGATGGAAGTAACCAGAGTATGTTGGTTGAAGCTCCGAATAACAATGAACCTAGCATTCCACAGACTACTGTGGTATCCAACAAAAGGAATAGGTCAAATAGAAATCTTAGTTCAAAGGGGAAAAAAGGTACAGAGAAACAATCAGCCAAGAAATCTGGGAgtacaaattttgaaaaagaaaccAACTTCTGGTGGTTGAGTCTCCCTTACATTCTA GTTGTACGCATGCATACCAGTCATGATGGTAAAGTACAACAAAGACTGTACTCCTTAAAAAGTAGCTCCGGGGATTTGTCTCATATTGTTGCTTTTGAAGATCGTAGTGATGCTGCCAATTTCTGTTATATTTTGCAGTCCTACTTTGAAGATTTGGAAGACTTCAGCACTGAAATCGTGTTATTATCATTCAAT GAACACGATGAATCGGTAAAATCAAGTATGGAAAATGCAATTGTTGTCAGGAAAGGACAACTGAAGCTTTATGCAGGCCAACCACTTGTTGATGTTGAGACGGCCTTGCGCTCACTGGCTGCACAGAGCTGA